A region from the Lolium perenne isolate Kyuss_39 chromosome 4, Kyuss_2.0, whole genome shotgun sequence genome encodes:
- the LOC127293394 gene encoding uncharacterized protein, translating into MAAEAAEAEVRRDMWGQEYRTASADCAAALDDYYAQTMAFGRHRGRAVLRAAAADPSCALASALAAHFVAPRDRAKAAAFLAAAAASLDKGTGYERAVFRALSALVGEERDVEVSIERHFELLKEFPRDLMSLKRAQLICFYVGRPDTSLKFVQQVLPQNQDQNFIYGMLAFPLLELGRMDEAEVAARKGLAINKNDFWSQHNMCHVFQQECRFREATEFMESCSPSWTACSSFMFTHNWWHVAVCYLEGESPISKVLEVYDQNIMKELDRSDSEAAEVYLNALGLLLRLYVRGEIGPAKERLKTLLDELKNESIWHAEWLLDLLILWALSTMNESKAAENLLDSLRKRVSSMEAKRQKVMHKAIQLADAVSKYGKGEHKAVFDILGPDFDGLSYKMIGASDEQVDVFNEVWYTVLINAGEASTAIEVLVKQISKREGAPFLWRLLEKAYSVEGRGVDASVASEKANALQATYFH; encoded by the exons atggcggcggaggcggcggaagcggaggtgAGGAGGGACATGTGGGGGCAGGAGTACCGGACGGCGTCGGCCGACTGCGCGGCGGCGCTGGACGACTACTACGCGCAGACCATGGCCTTCGGCCGCCACCGCGGCCGCGCCGtgctccgcgccgccgccgccgacccgtCCTGCGCGCTCGCGTCCGCGCTCGCCGCGCACTTCGTCGCCCCGCGCGACCGCGCCAAGGCCGCCGctttcctcgccgccgccgccgccagcctc GACAAAGGGACGGGGTACGAGAGGGCGGTGTTCCGGGCGCTCTCCGCGCTCGTCGGCGAGGAGAGAGACGTGGAGGTGTCAATCGAGCGGCACTTCGAG TTGCTCAAGGAATTCCCCAGGGATCTCATGTCCCTCAAGAGGGCGCAGCTCATCTGCTTCTACGTGGGACGCCCGGATACGTCCCTCAAATTTGTCCAACAA GTTTTGCCACAGAACCAAGATCAAAACTTTATATACGGCATGCTCGCTTTCCCTTTGCTAGAACTTGGAAGAATGGACGAAGCTGAGGTAGCTGCAAGGAAAGGCTTGGCTATAAACAAGAACGACTTCTGGTCACAGCATAAT ATGTGCCATGTTTTCCAGCAGGAATGTCGCTTCAGAGAAGCTACTGAATTCATGGAATCATGTTCTCCATCATGGACAGCATGCTCATCATTTAT GTTTACCCACAACTGGTGGCATGTGGCAGTCTGTTACTTGGAAGGTGAATCCCCTATTAGCAAAGTTCTGGAGGTATATGACCAAAACATCATGAAGGAACTCGATAGAAGTGATAGTGAGGCAGCAGAG GTCTATTTGAATGCTCTTGGTTTGCTACTTCGTTTATATGTACGCGGTGAGATAGGTCCAGCCAAGGAGAGGTTAAAAACATTGCTTGATGAGCTTAAGAATGAG TCCATTTGGCATGCGGAATGGCTCCTTGATTTACTTATATTATGGGCATTATCAACTATGAATGAAAGTAAAGCAGCAGAAAATCTGCTGGACTCGCTGAGAAAAAG AGTCTCTTCGATGGAAGCAAAGAGACAGAAAGTGATGCACAAGGCAATTCAG CTAGCAGATGCTGTTTCTAAATATGGAAAAGGAGAGCACAAGGCGGTGTTTGACATTTTGGGTCCAGACTTCGACGGGCTTAGCTATAAA ATGATTGGTGCATCAGATGAGCAAGTGGACGTCTTCAATGAAGTTTGGTACACTGTCCTAATAAATGCTGGAGAAGCTTCTACAG CGATTGAAGTACTTGTCAAACAAATTAGCAAACGAGAGGGTGCACCTTTCTTGTGGCGCTTGCTG GAGAAAGCATACTCGGTGGAGGGCAGAGGTGTAGATGCTTCGGTGGCTTCCGAAAAGGCAAATGCTCTACAAGCTACTTATTTCCATTAG
- the LOC127293392 gene encoding plasma membrane ATPase 1: MADKEGNLDAVLKEAVDLEHIPIDEVFENLRCSHEGLTSEQAQQRLQIFGPNKLEEKEESKFLKFLGFMWNPLSWVMEAAAIMAIALANGGGKPPDWQDFVGIITLLLINSTISFIEENNAGNAAAALMARLAPKAKVLRDGRWTEEEAAILVPGDIISIKLGDIIPADARLLDGDPLKIDQSALTGESLPATKGPGDGIYSGSTVKQGEIEAVVIATGVHTFFGKAAHLVDSTNQVGHFQQVLTAIGNFCICSIAVGMLIEIIVMYPIQHRAYRPGIDNLLVLLIGGIPIAMPTVLSVTMAIGSHRLSQQGAITKRMTAIEEMAGMDVLCSDKTGTLTLNKLSVDKNLIEVFEKGVTQDQVILMAARASRIENQDAIDTAIVGMLGDPKEARAGIEEVHFLPFNPTDKRTALTYIDGDGKMYRVSKGAPEQILNLAHNKSEIERKVHSVIDKFAERGLRSLGIAYQDVPDGRKESPGSPWHFVALLPLFDPPRHDSAETIQRALNLGVNVKMITGDQLAIGKETGRRLGMGTNMYPSSALLGQNKDELIADLPVDDLIEKADGFAGVFPEHKYEIVKRLQARKHICGMTGDGVNDAPALKKADIGIAVADATDAARSASDIVLTEPGLSVIISAVLTSRAIFQRMKNYTIYAVSITIRIVLGFMLLALIWEFDFPPFMVLIIAILNDGTIMTISKDRVKPSPLPDSWKLAEIFTTGVVLGGYLAMMTVIFFWAAYKTNFFPRIFHVKSLEKTAQDDFQMLASAVYLQVSTISQALIFVTRSRSWSFLERPGFLLVFAFLVAQLIATLIAVYADWGFTSIKGIGWGWAGIVWLYNLVFYFPLDILKFLTRYALSGKAWDLVIDQRVAFTRKKHFGKEERELKWAHAQRTLHGLQPPDAKLFPEKAGYNELNQMAEEAKRRAEIARLRELHTLKGHVESVVKLKGLDIDTIQQSYTV, from the exons ATGGCCGACAAGGAGGGCAACCTCGACGCCGTCCTCAAGGAGGCCGTCGACCTG GAGCACATCCCAATAGATGAAGTGTTTGAGAACCTGCGATGCAGCCATGAGGGGCTCACTTCCGAGCAGGCGCAGCAGCGCCTGCAAATCTTTGGTCCGAACAAGCTCGAGGAGAAGGAG GAGAGCAAGTTCCTCAAGTTCTTGGGTTTCATGTGGAATCCACTGTCATGGGTCATGGAGGCTGCAGCAATCATGGCCATTGCATTGGCGAATGGAGGG GGGAAGCCACCAGATTGGCAGGACTTTGTCGGTATCATCACGCTGCTACTTATAAACTCTACTATCAGTTTTATTGAGGAAAACAATGCCGGCAATGCTGCTGCCGCACTTATGGCCCGTCTTGCACCAAAAGCCAAG GTTCTCCGTGATGGTCGGTGGACCGAGGAGGAGGCAGCCATCCTTGTGCCTGGGGACATCATCAGTATCAAACTTGGAGATATCATTCCTGCAGATGCCCGCCTCCTAGACGGAGATCCTCTGAAGATTGATCAG TCTGCCCTGACTGGAGAATCACTGCCAGCCACCAAAGGTCCTGGTGATGGCATCTACTCTGGTTCAACAGTCAAGCAGGGCGAGATTGAGGCTGTTGTCATAGCAACCGGTGTGCACACTTTCTTTGGAAAGGCTGCCCACCTTGTTGACTCCACCAACCAAGTTGGCCATTTCCAACAG GTCCTGACAGCCATCGGGAACTTTTGTATTTGCTCAATTGCTGTGGGAATGCTTATTGAGATCATTGTCATGTACCCAATTCAACACAGGGCATACCGTCCTGGGATCGACAACCTTTTGGTGCTTCTCATTGGAGGCATTCCCATAGCGATGCCCACAGTCTTATCGGTCACCATGGCAATTGGGTCCCATCGCTTGTCTCAACAG GGAGCTATAACAAAGAGAATGACTGCAATTGAAGAGATGGCTGGCATGGATGTTCTTTGCAGTGATAAAACTGGAACCCTGACTTTAAATAAGCTCAGTGTTGACAAGAACCTAATCGAG GTTTTTGAAAAAGGAGTGACTCAGGACCAAGTAATTCTGATGGCTGCTAGAGCATCCCGGATAGAAAATCAAGATGCTATTGATACGGCAATAGTTGGGATGCTAGGTGATCCAAAAGAG GCTCGTGCTGGTATCGAAGAGGTTCATTTCCTGCCATTCAACCCTACTGACAAAAGAACTGCATTGACATACATTGATGGTGATGGAAAGATGTACCGTGTTAGCAAGGGTGCACCAGAGCAG ATTCTCAACCTTGCCCATAACAAGTCAGAGATCGAGCGAAAAGTGCATTCTGTAATTGACAAGTTCGCAGAACGTGGACTTCGATCACTTGGTATAGCATATCAG GACGTGCCGGATGGGAGGAAAGAGAGTCCAGGTAGTCCATGGCATTTTGTTGCTCTCTTGCCACTCTTTGATCCACCAAGGCACGATAGTGCGGAAACAATTCAAAGGGCACTTAACCTTGGTGTAAATGTGAAGATGATCACAG GTGACCAGCTAGCGATTGGGAAGGAAACAGGACGTCGTCTAGGAATGGGTACAAACATGTACCCTTCATCTGCTTTGTTGGGGCAGAACAAGGATGAGTTAATtgctgatttaccagttgatgaTCTAATTGAGAAAGCTGATGGTTTTGCTGGTGTATTCCCAG AGCACAAATATGAGATCGTGAAACGCCTGCAAGCACGGAAGCACATATGTGGAATGACTGGTGATGGTGTAAATGATGCACCAGCTCTAAAGAAAGCTGATATTGGTATAGCAGTTGCTGATGCGACAGATGCTGCAAGGAGTGCATCTGATATCGTACTCACAGAACCTGGTCTAAGTGTCATCATAAGTGCTGTCCTTACTAGTCGAGCAATTTTCCAGCGGATGAAGAACTACACC ATATATGCTGTTTCAATTACAATACGTATTGTG CTTGGGTTTATGCTACTTGCCCTCATATGGGAGTTTGACTTCCCCCCATTTATGGTCCTGATCATAGCAATTCTGAATGATG GTACCATAATGACCATATCCAAGGATCGAGTAAAACCATCTCCACTACCAGACAGCTGGAAGTTGGCTGAAATCTTCACAACTGGGGTGGTGCTTGGTGGATACTTGGCAATGATGACTGTCATTTTCTTCTGGGCTGCCTATAAGACCAACTTTTTCCCT AGGATCTTTCATGTCAAAAGCTTGGAGAAGACAGCTCAAGATGACTTCCAAATGCTTGCCTCtgctgtatatcttcaagtcagcACCATCAGCCAAGCTCTTATCTTTGTCACAAGGTCGCGAAGCTGGTCATTTCTCGAACGCCCTGGCTTTCTACTGGTCTTCGCTTTCTTGGTTGCACAGCTG ATAGCTACACTAATAGCTGTATATGCTGATTGGGGATTCACTTCAATCAAAGGCATTGGATGGGGCTGGGCTGGTATTGTGTGGCTCTACAACCTTGTCTTTTACTTCCCACTCGATATCCTCAAGTTCCTCACTCGATATGCTCTGAGCGGGAAAGCATGGGATCTTGTCATTGACCAAAGA GTCGCATTTACAAGGAAGAAGCACTTCGGTAAGGAAGAAAGGGAGCTCAAGTGGGCACATGCACAGAGGACACtccatgggttgcagccaccagaTGCCAAGCTGTTCCCCGAGAAGGCAGGCTACAACGAGCTGAATCAGATGGCCGAAGAGGCAAAACGGAGAGCTGAAATCGCAAG GCTCAGGGAGCTTCACACACTCAAGGGGCACGTAGAGTCGGTTGTGAAGCTGAAGGGACTGGACATTGACACCATTCAGCAATCTTACACTGTGTGA